A genome region from Panicum virgatum strain AP13 chromosome 4K, P.virgatum_v5, whole genome shotgun sequence includes the following:
- the LOC120701994 gene encoding nuclear transcription factor Y subunit B-4-like — translation MRHGSPPNSKIAGDAKEAVDNCLAEFSAVLIRAAVEECRQDRRTTVTGDDLILALSNLGFDDNVRLLALYLRRYREIEGTRPRARHTLMVALEHPTAPAVEVEVQSPAPASPGLDLQLGPPQVRDITELGPHADVCAVWRAADAAAAAGTLKAPTGVDDEDEE, via the coding sequence ATGCGCCATGGCTCGCCACCGAATTCCAAGATCGCCGGCGACGCGAAGGAGGCCGTGGACAACTGTCTGGCCGAGTTCAGCGCCGTCTTAATccgagctgccgtggaggagtgCAGGCAGGACAGGCGCACCACCGTGACTGGCGACGACCTCATCCTCGCCTTGAGCAACCTCGGGTTCGATGACAATGTCAGGCTCCTGGCCTTGTACCTCCGCCGCTACCGTGAGATTGAGGGCACCAGGCCACGCGCCCGGCACACCTTGATGGTAGCGCTGGAGCACCCGACGGCCCccgcggtggaggtggaggtgcagtcgccggcgccggcgtcgccagGTCTGGACCTGCAACTGGGCCCGCCACAGGTGCGTGACATCACTGAGCTGGGCCCGCACGCCGATGTGTGCGCAGTGTGGCGTGCGGCAGATGCAGCGGCCGCTGCAGGAACCTTGAAGGCGCCAACTGGTGTTgatgacgaggacgaggagTGA